Proteins encoded by one window of Vigna radiata var. radiata cultivar VC1973A chromosome 5, Vradiata_ver6, whole genome shotgun sequence:
- the LOC106762030 gene encoding transcriptional regulator ATRX, protein MATTDKELEEQLLEAGNKLADPPSSVEELLSLLDQVESFLSKVEQSPSNSMQIALSPSLKALIADKLLRHSDDDVKVAVASCISEITRITAPDAPYDDDQMKEVFQLIVSSFENLHDTLSRSYAKRTSILETVAKVRSCVVMLDLECDALILEMFQHFFKAIREYHPENVFSSMETIMTLVLEESEDISLDLLSTLLARVKKDDEEAFPIAKKLGERVLESCATKLKPYLGQAVKSLGIPMGDYSLVLSSICQDTSDALEKNYTCVTSEHTEDKSELAKRPREESAHVVEKDAREVSSPSKQENPDVNISPKSVMSNGVACVEEGTALTNSKSIKKQEDAERSNNSEGLNISGHEVCNDLDSEKVDNSKSKPEQSTKRRRKKSSSSTKSAKLSKGQVAANDKETEKKLDHENNSKKVPSSPHEDHFVEAAGPSENDKEVDAKTLSSKVYNNESGVASPLSENLHDENRLKKLGRTKRKDGPVKDVAGEDVSKVSGGGASDSEAKPSRRSMKKALGQSSVRKASVVDSVKKGSGAATDADAKKHSAKKLDENKKGSGGSSSKQIGDKKKGGRTKANPETDLAKSTATNVDREVVSSPRPGTKSTKDESSEETPKANVKRKRSSGKENESDVKDYGENLVGLRVKVWWPEDQEFYKGVIHSFYSGKKKHKVLYDDGDEETLNLLKEKWKLIEAGSDADEEGQSDRESLDASTDMPPKKKGKTSADESTKQGKVDGSSKSGGAAASSRSKGASMKSSQKSKDGNKSKDSKTISKSEDRASRKSKDGTPKSGGSKIVAAAVKKTSNKSKSSDTSKANESKDDDTSKPKSAAKSKQETPKGGKSKQETLKSAISKGKPLKGGGKSDVNGTGKMKSGLKRKYAEDENSDA, encoded by the exons CAAGTAGAGAGCTTCCTATCAAAGGTTGAACAGTCACCTTCAAACTCTATGCAAATTGCACTCTCTCCATCATTGAAAGCATTGATTGCAGACAAACTTCTGAGGCACTCAGATGATGATGTCAAAGTCGCAGTTGCCTCTTGCATCAGTGAAATAACAAGAATCACTGCACCTGATGCTCCTTATGATGATGATCAAATGAAG GAGGTCTTTCAATTAATAGTATCTTCTTTTGAAAATCTACATGATACGTTAAGTCGATCATATGCAAAGAGGACCTCAATTCTTGAAACTGTTGCAAAAGTCAGATCATGTGTTGTAATGCTGGATCTTGAATGTGATGCCCTGATTTTGGAGATGTTTCAGCATTTCTTTAAAGCAATAAG GGAATATCATccagaaaatgttttttcatcCATGGAAACAATTATGACCCTTGTTCTAGAGGAAAGTGAAGATATATCCTTAGACCTGCTGTCTACACTTCTGGCCAGAGTTAAAAAAGATGACGAG GAAGCTTTTCCAATTGCCAAAAAATTGGGTGAGAGGGTCCTTGAAAGTTGTGCAACCAAGCTTAAACCCTATTTGGGTCAAGCAGTGAAATCCTTGGGTATACCTATGGGTGATTATAGTTTGGTACTTTCTTCAATATGCCAAGACACATCTGATGCCTTGGAGAAAAATTATACATGTGTTACAAGTGAGCACACG GAAGATAAGAGTGAGTTGGCAAAACGACCACGTGAGGAGTCAGCACAT GTAGTAGAAAAGGATGCAAGGGAAGTTAGTAGTCCCTCTAAACAAGAAAATCCTGATGTGAATATATCTCCAAAGTCGGTCATGAGCAATGGTGTTGCATGCGTTGAAGAAGGTACTGCTTTAACTAATTCCAAGTCCATTAAAAAGCAAGAGGATGCTGAACGCTCTAATAACTCTGAAGGTTTGAATATATCTGGTCATGAGGTGTGTAATGATTTAGACTCTGAAAAAGTTGACAATAGTAAAAGTAAGCCAGAACAATCTACCAAGAGACGACGGAAGAAATCAAGCTCTTCAACTAAATCTGCAAAACTTTCCAAGGGTCAAGTTGCTGCGAATGATAAGGAAACTGAGAAAAAGCTCGACCACGAAAACAACAGCAAGAAAGTACCCAGTTCCCCTCACGAGGACCATTTTGTTGAAGCAGCAGGACCTTCAGAGAATGACAAAGAGGTTGATGCTAAGACTTTATCATCAAAGGTATACAACAATGAATCTGGAGTTGCTTCTCCACTAAGTGAGAACCTCCATGATGAAAATCGATTGAAGAAACTTGGGCGAACAAAAAGGAAAGATGGCCCTGTAAAAGATGTGGCTGGAGAGGATGTTTCTAAGGTTTCTGGAGGAGGAGCTAGTGATTCAGAAGCCAAACCTTCGAGGCGGTCAATGAAAAAGGCACTTGGTCAGAGCTCTGTGAGAAAGGCTAGTGTTGTAGATTCAGTTAAAAAAGGAAGTGGGGCAGCAACTGATGCAGATGCTAAGAAGCATTCAGCAAAGAAAttagatgaaaacaaaaagggtAGTGGCGGGTCCTCTTCAAAGCAGATTGGGGACAAGAAAAAGGGAGGGAGGACGAAAGCTAACCCTGAAACAGATCTAGCAAAATCAACTGCTACCAATGTGGACAGG gaAGTGGTTTCTTCTCCAAGGCCTGGTACAAAGTCAACTAAAGATGAAAGTTCGGAGGAGACTCCCAAGGCAAATGTGAAAAGGAAACGCAGTtcaggaaaagaaaat GAGTCTGATGTGAAGGACTATGGTGAAAACCTTGTTGGTTTACGAGTCAAAGTTTGGTGGCCTGAGGATCAGGA GTTTTACAAAGGTGtcattcattctttttattctGGCAAAAAGAAGCACAAG GTCTTGTACGATGATGGTGATGAAGAAACATTAAATCTCTTGAAGGAAAAATGGAAGTTAATTGAAGCTGGCTCAGATGCAGACGAG GAAGGACAAAGTGATCGTGAAAGTCTTGATGCTTCCACTGATAT GCCACCGAAGAAGAAAGGGAAAACCAGTGCTGATGAATCAACCAAGCAAGGAAAGGTGGACGGTTCTTCCAAAAG CGGTGGAGCAGCAGCATCCAGTAGATCAAAGGGTGCATCCATGAAGTCTAGCCAAAAGTCCAAAGATGGAAACAAATCCAAAGATTCCAAGACTATTAGCAAATCTGAGGACCGAGCTAGCAGAAAATCTAAGGACGGTACTCCTAAAAGTGGTGGCAGTAAAATCGTTGCCGCTGCCGTTAAGAAAACGAGTAATAAATCCAAAAGCTCAGATACTTCCAAGGCTAACGAATCAAAGGATGATGACACTAGCAAGCCAAAATCTGCTGCCAAGTCTAAGCAAGAAACTCCAAAAGGTGGGAAATCCAAGCAAGAAACCTTGAAGTCTGCCATTTCTAAAGGAAAACCTCTTAAAGGTGGTGGAAAGAGTGATGTTAATGGTACTGGTAAGATGAAATCTGgtttaaagagaaaatatgcgGAGGATGAAAACTCAGATGCTTGA